In Pseudophryne corroboree isolate aPseCor3 chromosome 7, aPseCor3.hap2, whole genome shotgun sequence, a single window of DNA contains:
- the LOC134943993 gene encoding uncharacterized protein LOC134943993 — MDMENGITIQIGEIHFKVMKNSKQPALLAQRNASPLHLLQRFSSSSSTAHPVFIFYSASPLHLIQRFSSSSSTALPVFIFYSASPLHILQRFSTSSSTALLLYIFYSASPLHLLQRFSSSSSTALLLFIFYSASPLHLLQRFPSSSSTRIPSSSSTALLLFIFYSASPLHLLQRFPSSSSTALLLYIFYSASPLHLLQRFSSTSSTVPLLFIFYSASPLNLLQRFSSSSSTALLLFIFYSASPLHLLQRFPSSSSTRIPSSSSTALLLFIFYSASPLHLLQRFPSSSSTALLLYIFYSASPLHLLQRFSSTSSTVPLLFIFYSASPLHLQQRFSSSSSTALLLFIFYSASPLHLLQRFPSSSSTRFPSSSSTVLLLFIFYSASLHLPQRFSSSSSTALLLFIFYSASPLHLLQRFSSSSTALLLFIFHSASPLHLPQHFSSSSSTALLLFIFYSASPLHLLQRFSSSSSTRFSSSSSTALLLFIFYSASLHLPQCFSSSSSTALLRFIFYSATGSRAAVSRVGGLQATVYRRAYDRDCRQGE; from the exons ATGGACATGGAAAATGGGATCACCATACAGATTGGAGAAATACATTTCAAAGTGATGAAGAATAGCAAACAACCTGCTTTATTAGCCCAGAGAAA cgcttctcctctacatcttctacagcgcttctcctcttcatcttctacagcgcATCCCGtcttcatcttctacagcgcttctcctcttcatcttatacagcgcttctcctcttcatcttctacagcgcttcccgtcttcatcttctacagcgcttctcctctacatattctacagcgcttctccacttcatcttctacagcgcttctccTCTACATCTTCTACAGTGcctctcctcttcatcttctacagcgcttctcctcttcatcttctacagcgcttctcctcttcatcttctacagtgcttctcctcttcatcttctacagcgcttcCCGTCTTCATCTTCTACA cgcATCCCGtcttcatcttctacagcgcttctcctcttcatcttctacagcgcttctcctcttcatcttctacagcgcttcccgtcttcatcttctacagcgcttctccTCTACATCTTCTACAGTGCTTCTCCACTTCATCTTCTGCAGCGCTTCTCCTCTACATCTTCTACAGTGcctctcctcttcatcttctacagcgcttctcctcttaatcttctacagcgcttctcctcttcatcatctacagctcttctcctcttcatcttctacagtgcttctcctcttcatcttctacagcgcttcCCGTCTTCATCTTCTACA cgcATCCCGtcttcatcttctacagcgcttctcctcttcatcttctacagcgcttctcctcttcatcttctacagcgcttcccatcttcatcttctacagcgcttctcctctacatcttctacagcgcttctcctcttcatcttctacagcgcttctccTCTACATCTTCTACAGTGcctctcctcttcatcttctacagcgcttctcctcttcatcttcaacagcgcttctcctcttcatcatctacagcgcttctcctcttcatcttctacagtgcttctcctcttcatcttctacagcgcttcCCGTCTTCATCTTCTACA cgcttcCCGTCTTCATCTTCTACAGtgcttctcctcttcatcttctacagcgcttctcTTCAtcttccacagcgcttctcctcttcatcttccacagcgcttctcctcttcatcttctacagcgcttctcctcttcatcttctacagcgcttctcTTCAtcttccacagcgcttctcctcttcatcttccacagcgcttctcctcttcatcttccACAGCACTTCTCCTCTTCATCTTCCACGgcgcttctcctcttcatcttctacagcgcatctcctcttcatcttctacagcgcttctcctcttcatcttctaca cgcttctcctcttcatcttctacagcgcttctcctcttcatcttctacagcgcttctcTTCATCTTCCACAGtgcttctcctcttcatcttctacagcgcttctccGCTTTATCTTCTACAGCGccacaggtagcagggcagctGTGTCCAGAGTGGGAGGACTTCAGGCTACTGTGTACCGCAGGGCATATGATAGAGACTGCAGACAAGGTGAGTAG